The following are encoded together in the Humulus lupulus chromosome 5, drHumLupu1.1, whole genome shotgun sequence genome:
- the LOC133780028 gene encoding expansin-A7-like — protein sequence MVSLVRSWPLIGFFLAICILAGSKGSSAAIYYRPSPWSNAHATFYGDETARETMGGACGYGNLFSNGYGTDTAALSTTLFNDGYACGQCFQIKCVNNAKACYSGFTTITATNICPPNWSKPSDKGGWCNPPRVHFDMSKPAFMRIAQWKAGIVPVMYRRVPCMRSGGLRFSFQGNGYWLLVYVMNVGGGGDISKMWVKGSKTSWISMSHNWGASYQAFSTLGGQALSFRITSYTTKQTITVYNVAPSNWQVGKTYKGNVNFR from the exons ATGGTCTCTTTAGTTCGTTCTTGGCCCTTAATTGGCTTCTTCTTGGCGATATGTATATTAGCCGGATCAAAGGGTTCGTCTGCGGCGATCTACTACCGACCAAGCCCATGGTCAAACGCTCATGCTACATTTTATGGTGACGAGACAGCTAGAGAAACTATGG GAGGAGCTTGTGGGTACGGTAACTTGTTTAGCAATGGTTATGGGACTGATACTGCAGCATTGAGCACAACACTATTCAACGATGGATATGCTTGTGGGCAATGCTTCCAAATAAAATGTGTTAATAATGCAAAAGCATGTTACTCGGGCTTCACCACAATCACTGCCACCAACATCTGTCCACCCAATTGGTCCAAACCTTCCGACAAGGGTGGGTGGTGTAACCCTCCTAGGGTTCACTTCGACATGTCTAAGCCCGCTTTCATGAGAATCGCCCAATGGAAGGCTGGGATTGTCCCCGTCATGTACCGCAG AGTGCCGTGCATGAGAAGTGGAGGGCTACGATTTAGCTTCCAAGGAAATGGGTATTGGCTATTGGTGTATGTGATGAACGTAGGAGGAGGAGGTGATATTTCCAAAATGTGGGTCAAAGGTAGCAAAACCAGTTGGATTAGTATGAGCCATAACTGGGGAGCTTCCTACCAAGCATTCTCAACCCTAGGAGGCCAAGCTCTATCCTTTAGAATTACTTCCTACACTACCAAACAGACCATTACAGTCTACAACGTGGCTCCCTCTAATTGGCAAGTGGGCAAGACTTACAAGGGTAATGTCAACTTCAGGTGA
- the LOC133778302 gene encoding uncharacterized protein LOC133778302 yields MGTLFSLTTTTTVIILSWILFSEAQGIRSARLLDLLIRDFTFKSLGTNVGTGLLHSVSLPKNFSGIGVNIARFRCGSLRRYGAKVKEFHLGIGVTIHPCVERVVIVNQNLGYNWSDIYYENYDLSGYQLVSPVLGLLAYNGGSDVNSSDPFEVGIVAGGKPISVNFSSITKLRNETGVTPLCANFEGDGKVSLTKQASPFVCLAKKNGHFGLVTEKPSPAMLDGSSGGKKESKWKVAVGSSIGAALGAFLLGLLLVAMLVRVKKRTRMEELERRAYEEEALQVSMVGHIRAPTASVTRTMPNTIENDYKPPRRHR; encoded by the coding sequence ATGGGTACTCTGTTTTCtctcactactactactactgttatcATTCTTTCATGGATTTTATTTAGTGAAGCTCAGGGAATCAGATCAGCTCGTCTACTCGATCTTCTCATTCGAGACTTTACATTTAAGTCCTTAGGTACCAACGTAGGGACTGGACTACTTCACTCTGTTTCTTTACCGAAAAATTTCTCCGGCATCGGAGTCAACATAGCGAGGTTCAGGTGCGGTAGTCTCCGGCGATATGGTGCGAAGGTTAAGGAATTTCACCTGGGTATTGGTGTTACGATTCATCCATGTGTTGAAAGAGTCGTAATAGTGAATCAAAATTTGGGATATAATTGGTCAGACATTTACTATGAAAACTACGACCTATCTGGGTACCAACTAGTCTCTCCTGTTTTAGGTCTTCTAGCTTATAATGGCGGTTCCGACGTGAATTCCAGCGACCCTTTTGAGGTCGGAATCGTCGCCGGAGGAAAACCCATTTCAGTGAACTTCTCAAGCATCACGAAGCTCAGAAACGAAACGGGTGTAACGCCGTTATGCGCCAATTTCGAGGGTGACGGGAAAGTGAGTTTAACAAAGCAAGCTTCTCCGTTCGTGTGCTTGGCTAAGAAGAATGGTCATTTCGGATTGGTGACGGAGAAACCTTCGCCGGCGATGTTGGACGGTAGTAGTGGTGGAAAGAAAGAGAGTAAGTGGAAAGTGGCGGTGGGAAGCTCGATCGGAGCTGCTTTAGGAGCTTTTCTACTGGGTTTGCTTCTGGTAGCGATGTTGGTGAGAGTGAAGAAGAGGACGAGAATGGAGGAATTGGAAAGAAGAGCTTATGAAGAAGAAGCTCTTCAGGTTTCAATGGTGGGACATATCAGAGCTCCGACGGCGTCCGTCACTCGAACTATGCCGAACACCATTGAAAATGACTATAAACCTCCTCGACGACACCGTTGA